In the genome of Falsirhodobacter halotolerans, one region contains:
- a CDS encoding ABC transporter ATP-binding protein yields the protein MPNQTMIEFRDVHKWYGDYHALRGITASIRAGEFFSLLGPSGCGKTTLLRTIAGFEGISDGVLLIDGKDMAKVPANKRPTNMVFQSYAIFPHLTVAQNVGFGLRKARLAKADLDARVAEALEMVGLKGFGARAAHALSGGQRQRVALARALILKPKVLLLDEPLSALDKKMREQMQVELIRLQRQVGITFILVTHDQEEALVMSDRIAVMFDGEIAQLSDAETLYRRPNSRRVADFIGTMNFLPATILSEGEVVEIEAPGFGRMTVPASQIAGAPSDQPSIGFRPETLTLLHDGQTGPGREVAGRIEEVVYYGDMTYYDVRIDGAQKPVRLSMRNTFGRPVMDRGQPARVGWSPEALVLFR from the coding sequence ATGCCCAATCAAACCATGATCGAATTCCGCGATGTCCATAAATGGTACGGCGATTACCACGCGCTGCGCGGCATTACCGCCTCCATCCGCGCGGGGGAGTTCTTTTCGCTTCTCGGGCCGTCCGGCTGCGGCAAGACGACCCTGCTGCGCACCATCGCGGGGTTTGAGGGGATATCCGACGGCGTCTTGCTGATCGACGGCAAGGACATGGCAAAGGTGCCGGCGAACAAGCGCCCGACGAACATGGTGTTTCAAAGCTATGCCATCTTTCCCCACCTGACCGTCGCGCAGAATGTGGGCTTCGGCCTGCGCAAGGCGCGACTGGCCAAGGCGGATCTGGACGCCCGCGTGGCCGAGGCATTGGAGATGGTGGGCCTGAAGGGCTTTGGTGCGCGCGCCGCCCATGCGCTGTCCGGGGGGCAGCGGCAACGCGTGGCCTTGGCCCGCGCGTTGATCCTGAAACCCAAGGTGCTGCTTCTGGACGAACCGCTTTCGGCGCTGGACAAGAAGATGCGCGAACAGATGCAGGTGGAACTGATCCGCCTGCAACGGCAGGTGGGCATCACCTTCATCCTCGTGACCCACGATCAGGAGGAGGCGCTGGTCATGTCTGACCGGATCGCCGTCATGTTCGATGGCGAAATCGCGCAATTGTCGGATGCCGAAACATTGTATCGCCGGCCCAATTCCCGCCGGGTGGCCGATTTCATCGGCACGATGAATTTCCTGCCCGCCACCATCCTGTCCGAGGGGGAGGTGGTGGAGATCGAGGCGCCGGGCTTCGGTCGCATGACCGTGCCCGCCAGCCAGATCGCGGGGGCGCCGTCGGATCAGCCCAGCATCGGCTTTCGCCCCGAAACGCTGACGCTGCTGCATGACGGGCAGACCGGGCCGGGTCGCGAGGTGGCAGGCCGGATCGAGGAGGTCGTCTATTACGGCGACATGACCTATTACGACGTGCGGATCGATGGCGCGCAAAAGCCCGTGCGCCTGTCGATGCGCAACACCTTCGGCCGGCCGGTCATGGACCGTGGCCAGCCCGCGCGCGTGGGGTGGAGCCCGGAGGCGCTCGTCCTGTTCCGCTAA
- a CDS encoding ABC transporter permease, with protein MSGGLFRIYALAYLVFLYAPIVLLPMFAFNDGTVIAFPLQGFTTRWFSAMWEAPGLGPALRNSLIIAVSSAVIATALGIFAARASTRYRFAGKGPLMGLIMLPLVLPEIIVAVSLLVVLLALGIPLSLFTIILGHVLMATPFAIAILTSSFQSLDLSLEEAAYDLGETPISAFRLVILPLVMPGIISSLLISFTLSLDEFIIAFFLGGTQVTLPVYIFSQFRFPQSVPVIMALGTVLVAASILLLVLAEYARRRGVARSGGTDTGGFL; from the coding sequence TACGCGCCGATCGTCCTGCTGCCGATGTTCGCGTTCAACGACGGAACGGTCATCGCCTTTCCCTTGCAAGGGTTCACGACCCGCTGGTTTTCCGCCATGTGGGAGGCGCCTGGCCTTGGCCCCGCCTTGCGCAATTCGCTGATCATCGCCGTCAGCAGCGCGGTCATCGCCACCGCCCTGGGGATCTTCGCGGCCCGCGCCTCCACCCGTTATCGCTTCGCCGGGAAGGGCCCGCTGATGGGCCTGATCATGCTGCCCCTGGTCCTGCCGGAGATCATCGTCGCGGTGTCGCTTCTGGTGGTGCTGCTGGCCCTCGGGATTCCGCTGTCGCTGTTCACCATCATCCTTGGCCATGTGCTGATGGCTACGCCCTTTGCCATCGCGATCCTGACCTCCTCGTTCCAAAGCCTCGATCTGTCGTTGGAGGAGGCGGCGTACGATCTGGGGGAAACGCCCATCTCGGCCTTCCGCCTCGTGATCCTGCCGCTGGTCATGCCGGGGATCATCTCCTCCCTGCTGATCTCGTTCACGCTGTCGCTGGACGAGTTCATCATCGCCTTTTTCCTGGGTGGAACGCAGGTGACGCTGCCTGTCTACATCTTCTCGCAGTTCCGGTTCCCGCAATCGGTGCCGGTCATCATGGCGCTTGGAACGGTCCTTGTCGCCGCGTCGATCCTGCTGCTTGTCCTGGCCGAATACGCCCGCCGCCGGGGCGTCGCCCGGTCCGGCGGCACCGATACCGGAGGTTTCTTGTGA